Proteins encoded by one window of Castor canadensis chromosome 2, mCasCan1.hap1v2, whole genome shotgun sequence:
- the Vps18 gene encoding vacuolar protein sorting-associated protein 18 homolog codes for MATILDEYEDALSRSAVLQPGCPSVGIPHSGYVNAQLEKEVPIFTKQRIDFTPSERITSLVVSCNQLCMSLGKDTLLRIDLGKANEPNHVELGRKDDAKVHKMFLDHTGSHLLIALSSTEVLYVNRNGQKVRPLARWKGQLVESVGWNKALGTENSTGPILVGTTQGQIFEAELSASEGGLFGPAPDLYFRPLYVLNEEGGPAPVCALEAERGPDGRSFVIATTRQRLFQFIGRGAEGAEAQGFLGLFAAYTDHPPPFREFPSNLGYSELAFYTPKLRSAPAAFAWMMGDGVLYGSLDCGRPDSLLSEERVWEYPEGVGPGASPPLAIVLTQFHFLLLLADRVEAVCTLTGQVVLRDHFLEKFGPLKHMVKDSSTGQLWAYTERAVFRYHVQRESRDVWRTYLDMNRFDLAKEYCRDRPDCLDTVLAREADFCFRQRRYLESARCYALTHSYFEEIALKFLEARQEEALVEFLQRKLASLKPAERTQATLLTTWLTELYLSQLGALQGDPEAWNLYRDTRERFRTFLSSPRHKEWLFASRASIHELLASHGDTEHMVYFAVIMQDYERVVAYHCQHEAYEEALAVLARHRDPQLFYKFSPVLIRHIPRQLVDAWMELGSRLDARQLIPALVNYSQGGEAQQVSQAIRYMEFCVNVLGETEQAIHNYLLSLYARGQPDSLLAYLEQAGASPHRVHYDLKYALRLCAEHGHHRACVHVYKVLELYEEAVDLALQVDVDLAKQCADLPEEDEELRKKLWLKIARHVVQEEEDVQTAMACLASCPLLKIEDVLPFFPDFVTIDHFKEAICSSLKAYNHHIQELQREMEEATASAQRIRRDLQELRGRYGTVEPQDKCASCDFPLLNRPFYLFLCGHMFHADCLLQAVRPGLPAYKQARLEELQRKLGAAPPPAKGSTRAKEAEAGAAAGGPSREQLKADLDELVAAECVYCGELMIRSIDRPFIDPQRYEEEHLSWL; via the exons CATTGATCTGGGCAAGGCAAACGAACCCAACCATGTGGAGCTGGGGCGCAAGGATGATGCCAAGGTCCACAAGATGTTCCTGGACCACACTG GCTCTCACCTGCTGATTGCTCTGAGCAGCACTGAGGTCCTCTATGTGAATCGTAATGGACAGAAGGTACGGCCACTGGCACGCTGGAAAGGGCAGCTGGTGGAGAGCGTGGGTTGGAACAAGGCACTGGGCACTGAGAACAGCACAGGCCCCATCTTGGTGGGCACCACCCAAGGCCAGATCTTCGAAGCAGAGCTCTCAGCCAGTGAAGGTGGGCTCTTTGGCCCTGCCCCGGATCTCTACTTCCGTCCACTGTACGTGCTAAATGAAGAAGGCGGTCCAGCACCTGTGTGCGCCCTGGAGGCTGAGCGGGGTCCTGATGGGCGCAGCTTTGTCATTGCCACCACTAGGCAGCGCCTCTTCCAGTTCATAGGTCGAGGAGCAGAGGGGGCCGAGGCACAGGGCTTTTTGGGGCTCTTTGCTGCCTACACAGACCACCCACCCCCATTCCGTGAGTTTCCTAGCAACCTAGGCTACAGCGAATTGGCTTTCTATACTCCCAAGTTGCGCTCTGCGCCTGCAGCCTTTGCCTGGATGATGGGGGATGGCGTGTTATATGGCTCACTGGACTGCGGGCGTCCTGACTCTTTGCTGAGTGAGGAGCGAGTCTGGGAGTACCCAGAGGGGGTAGGCCCTGGGGCCAGCCCGCCCCTAGCCATCGTCTTGACCCAGTTTCacttcctgctgctgctggcaGACCGGGTGGAGGCAGTGTGCACACTGACCGGGCAGGTGGTGCTGCGGGATCACTTCCTAGAGAAGTTTGGGCCCCTGAAGCACATGGTGAAGGACTCCTCCACGGGTCAGCTGTGGGCCTACACCGAGCGTGCAGTCTTCCGTTACCATGTGCAGCGCGAGTCCCGGGATGTCTGGCGCACCTACCTGGACATGAACCGCTTTGACCTGGCCAAGGAGTATTGTCGAGATCGGCCTGACTGCCTGGACACGGTCCTGGCCCGGGAGGCTGATTTCTGTTTCCGCCAGCGTCGCTACCTGGAGAGTGCTCGCTGCTATGCCCTGACCCACAGTTACTTTGAGGAGATCGCCCTCAAGTTCTTGGAGGCCCGACAGGAGGAGGCTCTCGTTGAGTTCCTGCAGCGAAAACTggccagtttgaagccagctgagcGTACCCAGGCCACACTGCTGACCACCTGGCTGACAGAGCTCTACCTGAGTCAGCTCGGAGCACTGCAGGGTGACCCAGAGGCCTGGAACCTGTACCGGGACACGCGGGAGCGCTTCCGTACATTCCTTAGCAGCCCTCGGCACAAGGAGTGGCTCTTTGCCAGCCGGGCCTCTATCCATGAGCTGCTGGCCAGTCATGGGGACACAGAGCACATGGTGTACTTTGCAGTGATCATGCAGGACTATGAGCGGGTAGTGGCATACCACTGCCAGCACGAGGCCTATGAGGAGGCTCTGGCTGTACTTGCCCGCCACCGTGATCCCCAACTCTTCTACAAGTTCTCACCCGTCCTCATCCGCCATATCCCCCGCCAGCTGGTTGATGCCTGGATGGAGCTGGGCAGCCGGCTGGATGCACGGCAGCTCATCCCTGCCCTGGTGAACTATAGCCAGGGTGGCGAGGCCCAGCAGGTGAGCCAGGCCATCCGCTACATGGAGTTCTGTGTGAACGTGCTCGGGGAAACTGAACAAGCCATTCACAACTACCTGCTGTCATTGTATGCCCGTGGCCAACCAGACTCACTGCTGGCCTACCTGGAGCAGGCTGGGGCCAGCCCGCATCGTGTGCATTATGACCTCAAGTATGCACTACGACTCTGCGCTGAGCATGGCCACCACCGTGCTTGTGTCCATGTCTACAAGGTGCTGGAGCTGTATGAGGAGGCTGTGGACCTGGCCCTTCAG GTAGATGTAGACCTGGCCAAGCAGTGTGCAGACTTACCTGAGGAGGATGAGGAGCTGCGCAAGAAGCTGTGGCTGAAGATCGCTCGGCACGTGGTACAGGAGGAGGAAGATGTGCAGACGGCTATGGCCTGCCTGGCCAGCTGCCCCCTGCTCAAGATTGAGGATGTGCTGCccttttttcctgattttgtCACTATTGACCACTTTAAGGAGGCGATCTGCAGCTCACTTAAGGCCTACAATCACCACATCCAGGAGCTGCAACGAGAAATGGAAGAGGCCACTGCCAGTGCCCAGCGCATCCGTCGAGACCTGCAGGAACTGCGTGGCCGCTATGGCACAGTGGAGCCCCAGGACAAATGTGCCAGCTGCGACTTCCCTCTGCTCAACCGCCCCTTTTACCTGTTCCTCTGTGGCCACATGTTCCATGCTGACTGCCTGCTGCAGGCCGTGCGGCCTGGCCTGCCTGCCTACAAGCAGGCCCGGCTGGAGGAACTGCAGCGAAAGCTTGGGGCTGCACCACCCCCAGCCAAGGGCTCTACTCGGGCCAAAGAGGCTGAGGCTGGGGCTGCTGCTGGGGGGCCCAGCCGGGAGCAGCTCAAGGCTGACCTAGATGAACTGGTGGCTGCCGAGTGCGTGTACTGTGGGGAGCTGATGATCCGCTCTATTGACCGGCCCTTCATTGACCCCCAGCGCTACGAGGAGGAGCACCTCAGCTGGCTGTAG